A single region of the Halopiger xanaduensis SH-6 genome encodes:
- a CDS encoding class I adenylate-forming enzyme family protein encodes MVPEVVTLSLARRADRFPDRTAVVDISEERLYAPAETIHEDRVSYAELSRLADATADRLAELGIDAGDTVCLVTRNRVASLALFFACHRLGATFAPVSHRLTPVTVERPFEVLEPALVVSESAQRDLVRSMPFDRTVTLSELAVADVETDADRSSRTASSDGVDPRVGDDQTDADRPLLLLHGDGGRPIAAYSARSLEWNCIATLVTWGLSPRDTVPLVSPLSAHDGLVRVALPTLYAGGRLLLDRAFDPGDTLTAIESEEATLFAGRTAAFRDLAAESKFPEAADSLERAFPDASVPADVLEPYRAHEIPIARTYGRLECPIALSQTGTDTAASAGTDADSLGKPVPDCRVKLVADGSDGDPLEGAGTGQLALSGPILSDGYVGDADTDDDVDAGFGTGDRTNEKPDDTADRGRFADGWFDTGEPFRRDETGCYYRVDNDR; translated from the coding sequence GTGGTACCCGAGGTCGTGACTCTCTCGCTGGCGCGGCGCGCGGATCGGTTCCCCGATCGGACGGCGGTCGTCGACATCTCGGAGGAGCGACTCTACGCACCCGCGGAGACGATCCACGAGGACCGGGTTTCCTACGCCGAACTCTCGAGGCTGGCCGACGCGACGGCCGACCGCCTCGCCGAACTTGGGATCGACGCCGGCGACACCGTCTGCCTCGTCACCCGCAATCGGGTGGCCTCGCTCGCACTCTTCTTTGCCTGCCACCGACTCGGCGCGACGTTCGCTCCCGTCTCGCACCGCTTGACGCCCGTGACGGTCGAGCGGCCGTTCGAGGTGCTCGAGCCGGCGCTCGTCGTTTCCGAGTCCGCCCAGCGTGATCTCGTGCGCTCGATGCCGTTCGATCGGACGGTGACGCTCTCCGAACTAGCCGTAGCCGACGTCGAGACCGACGCCGACCGCTCGAGCAGGACCGCGTCGTCCGATGGGGTCGACCCTCGAGTCGGCGACGATCAGACCGACGCCGATCGACCGCTGCTGCTCCTTCACGGCGACGGCGGCCGCCCGATAGCCGCGTACTCCGCGCGGAGCCTCGAGTGGAACTGCATCGCGACGCTGGTGACGTGGGGGCTCTCCCCCCGGGACACCGTCCCGCTCGTCTCGCCGTTATCGGCCCACGACGGGCTCGTTCGCGTCGCCCTCCCGACGCTGTACGCCGGCGGCCGGCTCCTACTCGATCGGGCGTTCGACCCCGGCGATACGCTGACCGCCATCGAGAGCGAGGAGGCGACTCTGTTTGCGGGTCGAACGGCCGCGTTTCGCGACCTCGCGGCCGAGTCCAAATTCCCCGAGGCTGCCGACTCGCTCGAGCGCGCGTTCCCCGACGCGTCCGTCCCTGCAGACGTCCTCGAGCCCTACCGCGCGCACGAAATCCCGATCGCGCGGACGTACGGCCGGCTCGAGTGTCCGATCGCCCTGAGTCAGACGGGAACGGATACAGCAGCATCTGCCGGTACCGACGCTGATAGTCTCGGTAAACCGGTCCCCGACTGCCGCGTCAAGTTGGTCGCCGACGGAAGCGACGGCGACCCGCTCGAGGGTGCGGGAACGGGCCAACTCGCGCTTTCGGGACCGATACTTTCGGATGGCTACGTCGGCGACGCCGACACCGATGACGACGTCGACGCAGGTTTCGGAACCGGTGATCGAACGAACGAGAAACCCGACGATACCGCGGACCGCGGCCGGTTCGCCGACGGATGGTTTGACACGGGCGAGCCGTTCCGACGCGATGAAACCGGCTGCTACTACCGCGTTGACAATGATCGATAA